The genomic DNA AACCGTTATTTAACAGCCAGATCATTCCTTAAACGAATCCACAGCTTCTGCTCTATAATACTGCCGGTATTGTAGTCTAAAAATAATTACGGACTATTTAAACTTGCCCAGAACTTCATTAAATACTTTATTAATTCAGTCAAATCTTCATCCAGAATAACCCATTAATCCAGTAGCTTCAACACCTCTTTTCTAGATATGTAAACTTCGAAATCAAAAGTTTACACGAGTCTTCTCTTTGCCTTATCTCAAATGACTAGACAAGATGCAACTCTTCATACTTTTTTAAATTCTTATATAAGTATAATTAGTCATAACTTTCAAAAATCCTCTTCGCAAATAAGTTTTTTTTATTTTTTTATTCAATATTATCTGACTTTTTTTGCAACTTAGCTGTCCTTATCTTCCTTTTTTCGTCATATAGGCATCTACAACGAAAAAAGACAGCTTCTACTTTTTAAAGCAAAAGCTGTCTTTTTAAACTTCCCTATTTTCCTGCCCTTATCCATTGCAGGAAGAGTACTTTTCCCACCGCGGCAGCATTTCCTTGACGATATGAGCAACACCATGACGGTCATTAGTTAACGACACATGCTGACAAACGTCTTTAACAGCCTTTTGGGCATTGCCGATAGCCACGCCAAACCCCACCCGTTCCAGCATAGAAATATCGTTATAATGATCGCCAATGGCCATAATATCCCACATAGAAATTCGCAAATAATCGGCTAAATATTCCAGGGCATTGCCCTTTGACGCACGGGCATCAATCATTTCAAATAAATCATCGGCCGCAACAGTCATCGTAACCCCCGGATACTGCCGGAAATAGTCCCGGCCTGCTTGCAGCCGCTGCTTGTCAAACGTCATAGCTGCAATATTTCCAAAAGCACGATCTTTAGTAACAATACTGCGCATATTGTCCACAAACTGGACATTTCCCATAGATAGCAACCACTCGATGGACTGTCTTCCTTTGGGCAAATCAATAGAGGCGTCCTTTCGGCTTGCCCGCTCTAAATCAAGCAGCATCAATTCCCGGGCATTGGTCGGCATATAAGTATGCTCACCGGTACAAACATCATAAAAGTATTCTCCCTTATCCAGCCAATCCAGTACATGCTGCACATCGCAATGCTTCATCGCCGTTGTCCTTAATAATTTTCCTTCTTTTGTATAGATGAAGGAACCATGATTAGATATGATATGCGGTCTCAAGCCAACCTCATGGCAAAGTTGAGCCGCATTATTATAAGTTCTGCCGGTAGCTATGGCGATCTCGTACCCTTTGTCCTGGGCCAGCAACAATGCCGCGGCATTTTCAGCACTAATTTTATTATTCGAATTCAATAACGTACCATCCATATCGGATACAATCAGTTTCATATGAGCCTCCCACTTTAAGAACTGTTTCTTCTTATATTATACTCGATTTTCTTTAGTATTTCATGCAAAAATGGACGGAAATGCATTCCATACAACCTTTCTTCATACAAAAAAAGATGCCCGCATGCATACTAGCCCCGGACATCTTTTTTGTAACTACCCCGCTTTTACAGCAGCTGCCGTACAACAGACAGTGCTTTGTCATAATCCGGATGTTCGGATACTTCGTGGACATATTCCACATGCCGTACAATCCCCGTCTTGTCAATCACTACAATACCACGACTTAAAAGCCGCAATTCCTCAATAACAAAACCATATTTTAGACCGAAATCCAACTCCTTGTGATCTGAAAGAGTTTTTATATTTTCAATTCCGTGGGCCGCACAATATTTACTCAAAGCAGGAGGTAAATCTACACTAATTGACAGGATTAAAACATCTTTCAGCATCCCTGCTTCCTCATTAAAACGCCGGGTTTGCAAATCACACACCGAAGTATCAACAGACGGCACTACACTAATAATGCGTACTTTTCCTTTACTTTCCTCTAACTGGAATGGTTCAAATTTAGGCGACAATACGGTAAAATCGGGCGCACTGGCACCCACTACAATTTCTTCTCCCAGCAAAGTCACAGGCTTGCCGCGAAAAGTAACCACATTCGTACGTTTATTCATAGATATAACCTCCCCTTCCACTATTTGCTATATCATAGTAGCATAATAATAGTAGCACATTATGAGAATATCTGCAAAAAAACGTTTATACAAAATATAGTTGGGATAACACCTT from Propionispora hippei DSM 15287 includes the following:
- a CDS encoding Cof-type HAD-IIB family hydrolase, with translation MKLIVSDMDGTLLNSNNKISAENAAALLLAQDKGYEIAIATGRTYNNAAQLCHEVGLRPHIISNHGSFIYTKEGKLLRTTAMKHCDVQHVLDWLDKGEYFYDVCTGEHTYMPTNARELMLLDLERASRKDASIDLPKGRQSIEWLLSMGNVQFVDNMRSIVTKDRAFGNIAAMTFDKQRLQAGRDYFRQYPGVTMTVAADDLFEMIDARASKGNALEYLADYLRISMWDIMAIGDHYNDISMLERVGFGVAIGNAQKAVKDVCQHVSLTNDRHGVAHIVKEMLPRWEKYSSCNG
- the tpx gene encoding thiol peroxidase; this encodes MNKRTNVVTFRGKPVTLLGEEIVVGASAPDFTVLSPKFEPFQLEESKGKVRIISVVPSVDTSVCDLQTRRFNEEAGMLKDVLILSISVDLPPALSKYCAAHGIENIKTLSDHKELDFGLKYGFVIEELRLLSRGIVVIDKTGIVRHVEYVHEVSEHPDYDKALSVVRQLL